A segment of the Mercurialis annua linkage group LG4, ddMerAnnu1.2, whole genome shotgun sequence genome:
taactttctaaagcttttatcaaaattaatttgacTGAAGCTTCTAAAGTTCTAaaccttattttttaaaaattaaatcaaactgtTACTTTTAATTGAATGAATCCAAAAaattaattggattttattGAAGAGGTGATACTTTAGGTggctttttttcatttattttatttttattttactttatttatattattattagattAAAATGATTGTAGTTTTTCATTATGATCAAAAGATAGAATAATCtagtaataaaataatttatattgcaAGCAGTAAAAATAACCGCCACTTGGAGTGGTGGAATAATATAACAATGAACAAGTTatagtttaaatattataaacgcTAAATAATATTCTGTTAAAATTATAGGTTTCATTATTCTCACAAAGAATTTCTCTTTAATCCTATTTTAAAAAAGACAATATAATATAACACAATGTTTGTAgatgggattccctcaagtttatttaaatttgagggAGTTAtattcacgatctacaccgttcattacaaaatggacagtgtagattaatttgattaaaattgtattttttttatctacaccgttcattttgtaataaacgatgtagatcgtgaacatgacctcCCAGTTTCCAATCCTTCTAGATGATACGCATAGCTAAGAAAGTGAGACTTTTACAGTTTTACACAGGGATGGGCCGGTGAGGGAGTTCTTCGTCATGTAACACATTTTGCTCTAATGaggttttcattttattttttaaaattttattctttttcagGCAATTATCTTATACTAAAAGATACTGTAAATTTGGGCATGATATTACACTCTTATCCATCCTATGATCTCTTACTATCTAATTGACCAACATTAATATCTATAAATTAAGAATATTAGTTATATGTCATTTTCGTTTGGCAAAATCCACAATACGATCCAATTTTTTCATTTGTTCTTAACTAGATCCCCCAACTTCAACTttacttaattaaatttaaaaacaatataattctattatttgttaatgAAAGTTGGGAGTGTGCAGCACAATTGTGAGAAACAGTGTGAAGCCCGATAAATAACAAACTACTgtattatatgtttttattggTCCTTCTATtctaattttattcaattaaatttatatacttttaatATTAACTTCTTTCTCCGGGTTtataataatatacatatatttgtacatggattaaaaaataataattattttattttaataataatcttTAGAATTATACTGGTcgattttaaaaagaataaatcatgatataattttttttcactatTATGGAAAAGGGATAAATCTTTCTTATCAAAATTAATCTTAATGCatattagtttaaaaaataattacaaaataatcataaaaaaataatagtggtAATTTCATTGAATATACtatttactaatttatttacacttttacttgtcagtttttaacttttcttttctgacttttttatttataaaaaatacgttttttttatttcacaaataccttttttaGGTTTCGGTTTTCACCCaattttggtttttgattttttcagttcggtcgaccgaaccgaccaattGCACggcctatttttcattttttaataaaaaaaattatagactttttttctggaattttttttattttttttatcgtgtttttatagtgtaacaatagtgtatttatggtgttTTATAGTCTaaaaatagtgtatatatagtgtatttatgacattttatagtttttttttgtgatatacaccataaaaacactgcaaatacaccataaatactgcaaatgcaccataaatatactaaaaaaacagcagaaatacaccaaaaaacataaatattccgaaaacaccaaaaatacactataaatacaccaaaaatgcattataacgtaaatatatgataaaatgactacaaatacactataaatcaatttgttctttacaaaattagtagcaataaacaaatttatgaataaaagaaagacaaaatacttatatgtataatagaataattttataaataaaaaaattatagatctacaataatttatttacaaaatatttaaatcatcacaaaaaacctaaaaaattacacaaatctaaaaacgaggtCGAGAAATCCGTAGCGCGAACGAAAGAGACGAACATACTAATGCTAACGGAAGAGACAAACgaaaaaacgaccggaaacgacgaaaAATTCATTAGatgtagacgaacggaagcacGAACGAAAAAGCAATTGAAATAGACAAATTGAAAttcaaacgaaaaaaaaaaagaaaaaaagagagaattttgagagagacgagagagaaaataaatggctatataaaaatttaatttaaaatgagataagacttttATGTATAGTgggtaattttataaataagttaaaaaaataagcagcgtagaaaataaaacaaagcTGACAAACAATGGcgtaaataagttttaaaaataaagtattttgtaaataatcccaaaataatatttaaaagaatCATAACATCAACCGTCAGAATCCAATATTATCAACTAATCAGAACCGTCATCAACAAACActaattttactaaaaaaaaagaattactgAAAGCAAAAGCGCGCGGTCTCTGCAGCAGCTAATCTCATTTTGTCGGACTCTCCTGCCGCCGGTTCGTAATCTAAACCCTAATTGTTATGATTTGAGGAGCTAATTGATTTGTTTATGCTATATTaattgtttcaatttagtcATTCAGTAAATGAGTTATAGTGTTAGAACattaagtattaatttgattacATCATTCATTTGCtgtttatggataaaataatctaaataaaatGTAATTCATGATTCTTCCGTGATAGTTATCGTAATGCATTTGCTCATTCAGTATATATTAGATAGATTTTTAAAGTAGACTGAACAATCCAGATTCTTATGCTAATATTTTTACTATCAACATCCAAAATATATCActttatttttggtgttttctgTAAAATGTTCTAActcaaaaaattcattttttttagaattttaataccAAAACTAAATTTATCAGCTTGGTTCGGTTAATCATTTTGGCCGTTGTTATCAGAATTTGAACCGACTAAATTGGTAAGATcgctttttatttaaaaaattccaagaaattgacaaaataaaaaattatttttagcaAACTGATTAAACTAATCGGTTGAACCGATCCAATTGGTGAAACTATGATTCAGTGGCCTCTCTAGCTTAGTCACcagtttgatttaaaaacttaataattaattatctataaGAGTATgcatttagtatttttttaaatagttccGAAGACGGTTTCAAATATTATTtcgaatatcattttgaaattgtttcataTTCAAACAGTTTGAAAATACTTTctaaatgatttatttttttaatataattttgaagaTAGTTTTGAATAGTTTGATATGGTTTGTAATAATTTCAATAGTTATGATAGAAATCgagtttcaaaatattttcaataaaaaatttcagtATGTTTTAATGTCGTTTcagttgattttatttttatattttattttgtgtaTGATTTCCAGTACATTTTGTAGTAGTTGAAAATAATTGCCAGTTTTTATCTAAAGCcctgaattagggtttttattcTAGTCTTAATAGCTTCCTGGTTCGCAGACTTACAGACAAAATGGCAGAATCAATATGTAGAACACTCCGAGATGGAGCTTTGGAAGGGGAACTTGCACCAGCTCTCACAATTAAAGATACTGGTGCTTCACCATTTGGGTTTGACATGTTTGGTCATGTGCTCTCCCAACTCTCCTCCTTCATTTTGGCTCAAAAGTCCCATTCCGTGTCAGTCCAactttttattatgattttctGCTTCCTCATAAATAAAAGTATCTAATGTTAGCTCTTCTTATTCTCCATCCAGAGGTCTCGTGATTATTGCATATAAACGAAGTCCGTCATTTTATGCTGACTTTTTAAGGCTAAGAGGAGTTGATGTTGCTTCTGCTCATAAATGGTAAAGTTTTCATGCTCAACATATTTAGAGATTTCCGTTTGGCTGCCTTCTTGTAAAATCGAGAGAAAGAAATCATGAGATATTATGAATCGGTTGAATTCTATACGGTGTTTTTGTTTTCCTTATTTGGTAAGCTTAGAGCAATCTACCCCAGATCAACTTGGGAGTAAGGCGTAGTTGAGTTGGGTACCaagattttttaaataaacaagCAGAAAATGGCCGAACTGAATTGGGAATTTGTTTGTGCTTTTGTCTTTCCATGTCTACGTACAGAATTTGCAAAATGGTAGTGGAAACCGTTTCTACTATaagaaatttgtttttggtGACCTATGAACATAACTGTTCTCTGTAGGATTCAGATTTTGGATTGTTATACTGATCCTCTTGGGTGGAAGAATAAGCTGGTGGAGCCTGGAAAGGCTATTGATATTTCCTATGAAGCTTCTGGCACGGCATGTCTTTGTAAAGATGTGAAGGATTTGGATAACTTGTACACTATGATTTTTGAATTGGGGAAAGGTATACTGTTactgattattttataaaatgtgacaataataattttttcaagtGTTTTATGTAACATTTAGTTATTTGTACCGTCCTCTCTGTAATTTATGGATCATCAACTGTTCTTGCAGGATTTGTTGGACAAGGAAAAGGTCGTTTCTCTGTTGCTATAGACTCGGTACTTCTACAATTCATGGACAGtctatttttagtatttattataattgatattttaagaGTTCCAAACCTAGCACATCCCTTCGTTTTGAGGTGTAAATGAAATTCAATTAAGCCAGCAGTCTGATAATGTGCGTTCTTGTAAACCATTCATCCGGCTACATAGTCGCTTCTCTTATTGTTATGCTTAATGAATATGGATATGTACTCATAGCATTTCAGGTGCCATGTAGATTCTTCCCATCATATAGTCATGTACTTTGAGTACCTTAGGATGTCTCATAAATTTTCATCTCATCTTCTTTGTACCTTAGTGCTGGGAAGCTTCCTATTTGTGCCAATAAGTTCCAAGAGTCCTAGTTGCAAAAATGCTAGATGTTTTTTTGCTGatttttattaagaaattatGGAAACTTCGTCATGTATTGAAGTGCATGTACAACTTCTACTTTGTATTCCTTATAGGTAAAATATTGGAAATTTAGTCGCAGCAGAATATATTAGATAATAAATTTGTTTGTAGGCCATACTTAACATGCTCAAAATGCATGCTAAGTGCAAGGACTATGCTGTTTCATAGTGAAAAGAAAATTCTCCAAGTTTGACTATAATTAGCATTTTGGGGCATTGCTTCATGTAGCAGAAGGAATTCTAGGCACAGATATTTGGGTATACTTTGAGATGGCATGATGCTTCAATTTCCCCCACATTTCAGAAATCCAATTTATATGAAGTGTGCCGTATCTtgtgaacaaaaacaatttttgttattttctttctAAAACTAGTTCAACATAAACTTATTAGATGTTGAATGTTGTGCTTTATGTTGGTTTGTTCTTGATCTAAAATTTGAAGGCGTTCCGTATCAATGTATGTATCAAGCTAGTTGCTAAAGTTTTGATGTAAATCTATTGTGTGACatgttttttcaaaatgaaatgcTCATCTTATAGATGTGTAACTTAACATAAGATATTGTGGTTAAACTAGGGTTGCTTAATGCATTGAACCTGGCAGGTATTAGCTACTGATATTTCCTCTTTCTCTTCCTTTCGCCTTAATAAATGGTATTTCCAGATATTTGAAGTTTGAAGAGTACAATATCTATCATGCTTACTTAACATTGCAGGAAGTTCTTTAAAAGAACTGCAGAATTTGTTCACGAACAAGAAAAGGGAAAATGTAACAATTTGCACGAGGTCTACAGTCACGTTCCTTGCATAGAACTTTGCGAATTCCAAACACCTGTTGTTAAAATAGAAACAAACTACACTAAAGAATATTCAAGTTCACCTCCAAAGAGTTGTTTATCTGTGTTGTTCAGAAGTAAATTGTATTTCCTTGAAATTCTTATCCCATGCAATCTGTTGTTCACCGTTTTAATTAACCAGGTGAGTGAAATGTTAAGACATTCATCCATATCAAGAGTTGCAGGACTACTGAGCAACCTTCGTAGCCATGGTATGCCTTTTTATGCTCTTTTCTAATCAGCTTCATTTATTTGTAGCCTCTGTTTCATAGCATAGTAAATGATGAGTTTACTGGATATATTGAAATGCCCTTTGAAATGATGCGATTTTCAATAATATATTTGGTTTCAGATCAAATATCCTGCATCTATTGGTTACTACATTCTGACCTTCATGAAGTCAGGGTGACATCTGTTCTTGAATATATGTCCTCAATGGTGGCTAGTATAGAATCATTAAATCGATCTACTGATGGAATGAGACGGGATTTGGAAAACATCCTGCAGTTGCAACAGAGTTTTGGGAAAGGGAGGCTTAATGTTAGATTCAAGCGTCGAAATGGTCGTGTTCGTGTGATGGTGATTACTTTTCCCCCTTACCTTTATTGTATTTTATTGTACCAAATTACTCTTTAACAATTATTTACCTTTGATTCTTATGTTAGTGTCAAGAGTTTCATATGGAGCAATCAGCAATGAATTTTACATCTGTTTCATCTGAAGATGGAATAATCAACCAAAGCCTTTTGCCCAAGGTCAGCACCTCTTTTTTGACATTCCTATGTAGAAAACATGATTTGAAATGTCAAATCCATACAAAAGGTCTAGATTTAACGGTACTTCTAACAGGTGCAGTTTAGCCTTCAGCTGTCAGAAAAGGAGCAGACAGAAAGGGCGAATGTGGTACTCCCTTTCGAGCACCAAGGTGAGAAAACTGAAAACCAAACATATCGTCTCTTATTGATGAAGGCCAAATTATGAAAACACAGGTTGATTCTGTATTTGTTTTTGTCTGTAGGAAATGGCAAACCGATAGAAATTTATGATGGTCGAAGATCTACCGCAGAGAACAAGCATGAAGAGACATTTGCTTCAAGTGGGAATTTGCAGAGAAACGATGGGTCCAGTGGGGGCGAGATAATATATTTTCGTGATTCAGATGATGAGAAGCCAGATTCTGATGAGGATCCAGATGATGATTTGGACATATAATATCTTTAATGAGCATGGACAAATACCAAGAAACTGTATATTGTAACATTACTTTTAAGGATTCTGATAGACAAGAGGTCTTCCTGTGATCACTGTTCTATCATATATGTTTGGCTGTTTGTACTATTTAATGGCCTTTGTGTAGATGGAACGGCTGATATAAAATTTTGGAGTTTCAAAAGTACGTTTGGAAATAGAAACGAAATGTATGCTCTATGAGAATTCTGGCAGCTTTTGAGATAAATAATCTCACCACATAAAAAATTGATGCAAACATATGAATACTAACATATTCATTTAATTTAAGTGAACACCGTCATAAGATTTGTTCTGTGGATATGGCTGTAAATAAAGTTATGGAGTTCAATGTGCAGAATCTAAAAGTTAGTGAAGCACAAAAAACAAATCTCTTAACAAACTTGAGTGATGCCTCTGATCCTTTTCTAAGCTTAGTTGCCATGAGGTTTCTTGATATTTTCAAGCCCTGACCCAGAAGAGACGAAACATTCTAGTCCTGTGTTGTCGGCTGCAGAGCCGCCGGCCTGTGTGGTTTCGGAGCTGGAGAACAAAAAACTTCAATACATGAGTATGAATCgaaagatttaaaatttaaaaggttataaattgcactttttatgttaAACATAATAAGACAGCACAAGATTATGTATGCTATAATGCTAAGTAGCTGCATTGAAAATGCATGTTCACTAAATACAAATGGATTTCAGACactaaaacaatataaaactcACAATACACATCTTCGAACCATGAAAGGAAATATAACTTTGCAGGAAATCAAACCAATGGATTCAGCAAAAGCCTTCCTTCCCTTTTCATGCTACCAAAACTTTTCTATCAATGATCATTGCTAAGTCATACCTCTTAATTTGGCTAAAAAGTTTTACTTCTTTTTTATGCCTATTTTCACTCGAAAATGAGAGTTAGCACTTCTAAGCTTTCAAAGAGAACCTAATAAATGAAGAAACTTACCATTAGGATTCCCTTGTTCGTAGAAACATCGGAAAAGAGAGACAGCTTCAGCTGCCATTATTCCGCCAGTACACTTAAAACCCTTTCCTTGTGCAACTTCCTCACTTTAAAAATATAGAACATGTTAGAGATAACCTGAATTGCATGATATCTCATCGACATAAACTGTCTTAAATGAAATTTAAACTAGCAATGGAAGGCCCATGCATCAGGAccaaaataatgaaaaactaaTATGCAGCCATAGCAACCTCAATGGTTCAGCCTCTATCATCACACTATCACATCAGGAAAGTGACTTATAGAATACTATACACGTGATGAATTGTTCAAGCAATAAGTTACATAATTATAGCTCTTAAGAATATAGTAAAACAACATATGAAATATCAAATGCATTTtcaatgtgaaatttttgtattttcaaGATATTTCACTTGATTCTGATTGCTACTTATCTTTGCCAACTAAACTTTTAGAATGTtcaaatctcaaaaaaggtctGTAGAAATTTAGATTAGATCAATAAACACAATGCAAAAGTATAGAGTGATAGAAGGACAAACTTTCTATTGAACCTGTTAGACTCGACcattatgtaaatatttttgcATTCTATTTGAAACTCCTTTTAGTTTTGATCATCTGGAAATATCCTTCATGTGGTGAAGAAGCAAGGAAAAAATCATTTGGTATAAGTAGAAAGTAGAAACAAACCTAGCAGGAGGCTGAGAGATGCTTGAATGCAGTGACAATATTGATCCACAACCTCCGAATTTATCATTTGCACAGCCATAATATACTTCCTTTATACCTAACGAAAGAAACAAACTGACAAAGTAAGAAAACCTATTAATTACACGGCAGAAATAAATAGATTTAGCTAGAAACAAGAGGATACCAAGAATAGACAAAGCCGAAGCACACATTATACAGGGTTCACAAGTAACATATAGAATGCATTTTGAGAACTTTTCAGCAACTTCTGATACTGAAAGTCCACATTGGTTCCATTGTTCAAGAAGAAAGTCTATTGCTTCCATCTCCGCATGTCTTGTTGCCTGAGACCACAAATTAAAGAAGAGACTCAAACTATAAAATCTAATTAGATAGCAAGGAATGATATTATATGGATTTCAAATTGCATGCTGTGTTTTCCTAATGAGCCTAAATTACCAAGTCTCACCAGCTCAAACACAGTAGATGATTCTGTGGTGGAGAACCAACATAGTTCATGGCGTCATAGAATCGTATTGAGGCTATTTGAAGACATAAGCCAATGGAGAAcatatataaaagaattaatGATGCATCCATAAACTCACATTTCTTGTTTCTGTGGTTCGATTTCTGCCAGATGCAATGACTTTCCCATCTTCAACAATGACACAACTGATCAACCAAAAATACAAATGAAATGAAGAATGATcattatcatt
Coding sequences within it:
- the LOC126677222 gene encoding elongator complex protein 5 isoform X2, with translation MAESICRTLRDGALEGELAPALTIKDTGASPFGFDMFGHVLSQLSSFILAQKSHSVGLVIIAYKRSPSFYADFLRLRGVDVASAHKWIQILDCYTDPLGWKNKLVEPGKAIDISYEASGTACLCKDVKDLDNLYTMIFELGKGFVGQGKGRFSVAIDSVSEMLRHSSISRVAGLLSNLRSHDQISCIYWLLHSDLHEVRVTSVLEYMSSMVASIESLNRSTDGMRRDLENILQLQQSFGKGRLNVRFKRRNGRVRVMCQEFHMEQSAMNFTSVSSEDGIINQSLLPKFSLQLSEKEQTERANVVLPFEHQGNGKPIEIYDGRRSTAENKHEETFASSGNLQRNDGSSGGEIIYFRDSDDEKPDSDEDPDDDLDI
- the LOC126677222 gene encoding elongator complex protein 5 isoform X1, with the translated sequence MAESICRTLRDGALEGELAPALTIKDTGASPFGFDMFGHVLSQLSSFILAQKSHSVGLVIIAYKRSPSFYADFLRLRGVDVASAHKWIQILDCYTDPLGWKNKLVEPGKAIDISYEASGTACLCKDVKDLDNLYTMIFELGKGFVGQGKGRFSVAIDSVSEMLRHSSISRVAGLLSNLRSHDQISCIYWLLHSDLHEVRVTSVLEYMSSMVASIESLNRSTDGMRRDLENILQLQQSFGKGRLNVRFKRRNGRVRVMCQEFHMEQSAMNFTSVSSEDGIINQSLLPKVQFSLQLSEKEQTERANVVLPFEHQGNGKPIEIYDGRRSTAENKHEETFASSGNLQRNDGSSGGEIIYFRDSDDEKPDSDEDPDDDLDI
- the LOC126677223 gene encoding tRNA-specific adenosine deaminase TAD2 isoform X2 produces the protein MMLTTCLTICLLENPIVTSVPIELSMESQGEVCFYAFMELAIQQAKHALDHLEVPVGCVIVEDGKVIASGRNRTTETRNATRHAEMEAIDFLLEQWNQCGLSVSEVAEKFSKCILYVTCEPCIILFLSLGIKEVYYGCANDKFGGCGSILSLHSSISQPPASEEVAQGKGFKCTGGIMAAEAVSLFRCFYEQGNPNAPKPHRPAALQPTTQD
- the LOC126677223 gene encoding tRNA-specific adenosine deaminase TAD2 isoform X1, which codes for MMLTTCLTICLLENPIVTSVPIELSMESQGEVCFYAFMELAIQQAKHALDHLEVPVGCVIVEDGKVIASGRNRTTETRNATRHAEMEAIDFLLEQWNQCGLSVSEVAEKFSKCILYVTCEPCIMCASALSILGIKEVYYGCANDKFGGCGSILSLHSSISQPPASEEVAQGKGFKCTGGIMAAEAVSLFRCFYEQGNPNAPKPHRPAALQPTTQD